In one ANME-2 cluster archaeon genomic region, the following are encoded:
- a CDS encoding ATP-binding protein: protein MLRKFINRTEELSSLNRDYQNKAFSFTVIYGRRRVGKTELIHNFQQDKPHIYFLADRRGTRSNLYRFRKKAADFFEDFEPSLETFDEVFNYIKTKWTRKEKLVIIIDEFSYLVQQDDSIPSVFQLIVDEILKDGPFHLILCGSSVSMIEKSTLAYSSPLYGRRTGQIKVQPILFRHIHEFFPGLSQDELVKIFGATGGVPFYLQFFDPNNTFLDNLKHNLFAKDTVLYAEGEFLLREELREPATFMNILFAISKGATRPGDIAARSFMEAKDLPYYLETLIRLGFVRKEHPVTEKTTTKKTIYRIQDNFLRFWFRYVLLHKDSLEQGDYMQAIDDVGKNYNTFLGETFEQISIEMLTHLNSTGEMPFSFHKIGRQWGKIPLAAKGQNDYEIDIVAVNNDTLQILCCECKWQDKKASIDVYHKLKEKAGYVKWLPGRKEYFCLISKSGFTENLKKTAKKDGVLLLTLDDYMGVDV, encoded by the coding sequence ATGCTCCGTAAATTTATCAACCGCACAGAAGAACTCTCATCCTTAAACCGTGATTACCAAAACAAAGCCTTCTCATTCACAGTCATCTACGGCCGCCGCCGGGTCGGTAAGACCGAACTTATACACAATTTTCAGCAAGATAAGCCCCACATCTACTTTCTGGCAGACAGAAGGGGCACCAGGTCAAACCTCTACAGGTTCAGGAAAAAAGCCGCAGACTTTTTCGAGGACTTCGAACCCAGCCTGGAAACATTTGACGAAGTGTTCAATTACATAAAGACAAAATGGACCCGCAAAGAAAAACTTGTAATAATTATCGATGAATTTTCCTACCTGGTCCAGCAGGATGATTCAATCCCCTCAGTTTTCCAGTTGATAGTCGATGAAATCCTAAAAGACGGACCATTCCACCTCATACTGTGCGGTTCGTCAGTGTCCATGATTGAGAAAAGCACACTCGCATATTCAAGTCCGCTGTATGGCAGAAGGACAGGCCAGATAAAAGTACAGCCAATCCTGTTTCGGCATATCCACGAATTCTTCCCTGGATTATCCCAGGATGAACTGGTGAAAATATTCGGTGCCACCGGAGGCGTTCCGTTTTACCTGCAGTTCTTTGATCCGAATAACACATTCCTAGACAATCTCAAGCACAACCTGTTCGCAAAGGACACCGTACTCTATGCAGAGGGCGAATTCCTGCTGCGCGAAGAACTGCGGGAGCCTGCCACTTTTATGAACATCCTCTTTGCCATATCAAAGGGCGCAACCAGGCCCGGGGATATTGCTGCCAGGTCGTTCATGGAGGCAAAGGACCTGCCATATTATCTGGAAACCCTTATACGCCTGGGTTTTGTAAGAAAAGAGCATCCTGTTACAGAGAAAACCACAACAAAAAAGACCATCTATCGTATCCAGGACAATTTCCTGCGCTTCTGGTTCAGGTATGTGCTGCTGCATAAGGACTCATTGGAGCAGGGAGATTATATGCAGGCAATTGATGATGTTGGGAAAAATTACAACACCTTTCTTGGCGAAACATTTGAGCAAATAAGCATAGAGATGTTGACACATCTTAATTCAACTGGTGAAATGCCATTTAGTTTTCATAAGATTGGCAGGCAATGGGGAAAAATCCCGCTGGCAGCTAAGGGGCAGAATGACTATGAGATTGACATAGTGGCAGTGAACAACGATACATTGCAGATCCTGTGTTGTGAATGTAAATGGCAGGACAAGAAGGCCAGCATTGATGTTTACCATAAACTCAAGGAAAAAGCCGGTTATGTAAAGTGGCTACCAGGTCGAAAGGAGTATTTCTGCCTTATAAGTAAATCCGGATTTACTGAAAATCTGAAAAAGACAGCAAAAAAGGATGGGGTTTTACTGCTTACTCTTGACGATTATATGGGTGTGGATGTGTAA
- a CDS encoding radical SAM protein yields the protein MKEERWGNIGSKYSHLTSVHPCYNEKMHFKTARIHLPVAPKCNIQCGYCVRSIDKCEHRPGVSSSIMTPKEALEQVDKYVKEMDNLKVVGIAGPAESLANDATFETLRMVNEKHPDLIKCIASNGLLLSEKIDELKAVGLNSVTVTVNAVNPETAAKIYKWVRYHDKTYKGLEAAELLLEKQWEGVKAAVEAGFVVKINTVLLPDINMDEIEDIAKKAAEYGAYIMNIIPLIPLYDFENSEPPTCDDLKQVRDVAGKYLPQFRLCQQCRADAVGVPGAEPCGSPVQKRAQGEYFHG from the coding sequence ATGAAAGAAGAACGCTGGGGCAATATAGGCTCCAAATATTCACACTTAACAAGCGTACATCCCTGTTACAATGAGAAGATGCACTTCAAGACCGCACGCATCCACCTGCCTGTGGCACCCAAATGCAATATCCAGTGCGGATACTGTGTCCGCTCCATTGATAAATGCGAGCACAGGCCTGGAGTAAGCAGTAGTATCATGACGCCCAAGGAGGCGCTGGAGCAGGTGGATAAGTATGTAAAGGAGATGGATAACCTGAAGGTGGTTGGTATTGCAGGCCCTGCCGAGTCCCTGGCCAATGATGCTACCTTTGAGACCCTGCGCATGGTGAATGAGAAACATCCTGACCTTATCAAGTGTATTGCATCCAACGGGCTGCTGCTCAGCGAGAAGATCGATGAGTTGAAGGCTGTGGGTCTTAATAGTGTGACAGTGACTGTGAACGCTGTCAATCCCGAGACTGCTGCTAAGATATACAAATGGGTGAGGTACCACGATAAGACCTACAAGGGCCTGGAAGCTGCCGAACTTTTGCTTGAGAAACAGTGGGAAGGTGTCAAGGCTGCTGTCGAGGCAGGGTTTGTGGTCAAGATCAATACGGTGCTGCTGCCTGATATTAATATGGATGAGATCGAAGATATTGCTAAAAAGGCTGCTGAGTACGGGGCTTATATTATGAACATTATCCCGCTGATACCTTTATATGATTTCGAGAACTCTGAGCCTCCGACCTGTGATGACCTGAAGCAGGTACGCGATGTGGCCGGGAAGTACCTGCCGCAGTTCAGGCTGTGCCAGCAGTGCCGGGCTGATGCTGTAGGTGTGCCTGGGGCTGAGCCTTGTGGGTCGCCTGTGCAGAAGCGGGCGCAGGGTGAGTATTTCCATGGGTGA